From the genome of Arthrobacter sp. ERGS1:01:
ACCCCGCTGACCGCAAAAACGCACGTATCCCGCATCATGACGAAACTCATGGTGCGGGACCGTGCGCAATTGGTGGTGCTGGCCTACGAGTCCGGACTCGTCCGCCCGGGCTGGACGTAATACGCGGAGACGTGGGTCCACACCGGGCCCACGCTGGGCCCACGCTGGGCCCACAGGCGCGAGGGACCCATGTGAAGCCGCGCCAGCGGGTTCACATGGGAGCGCCTGGGGACTAGGACACGTTGAGCGGGATGCGCTTGAAGTAGGGGCTGCCCTTGCGCCAGTAGATGAACATCGGGATCAGGCCCAGGGCTAGGGTCCCGAGGCCGATCGAGACCACCACAGGGCCGAGCTCGGGGATGGAGACCACGAAGATCCAGCCCATGAACACCGCCCCAAGCCCGGGCCACAGGCCGATGAAGATGAAGTTCTTCCACGACTTGAAGATCAGCTTGCGGTAAGCGACCACCACGGCCAGTGCGGCGAGGCAGTAGTAGAAGGCGATCTGCAGGCCGATCGAGCTGATGGCGTCGGAGAGGATGTCCCCAACGCTGCCCAGGAAGTTGGAACCGATGAACAAAACGAGCGAGACAAGCGCAACGATGGCTGTGGCGAACGCCGGCGTCTGCCACTTCTTGTGGGCCCGGCCGAACGCGGCCGGCAGGGTCTTGTCCCGGCCCATGGCGAACAGCGAGCGGGTCACCTGGATCAGCGTGGTTTCCAGGGTGGCGATCGTGGAGAGCATGACGGCGATGATCAGGATCTTTCCGCCGAGGCCGGGCCAGATGACCTCGCCCAGTGCTCCGAGCACGTTGTCGCTGTTTGCCGCAATCTGGTCACCGGTCATCATGACGTTGATGCCGATCGTGAACACCTCGAACAGGAGGAACACGATGACGACGCCGAGGATGCCGCCCAGGCCCGAGCTCTTGTGCGCGTTGTCGGTCTCCTCGCTCAGGTTGGCGCTGACGTCCCAGCCCCAGTAGTAGAAGGCGGCAATCAAGGCGGCGGCGACGAACCCTCCCATGCCTTGGAAGTGGTTGAAGGCGAACCAGTCCCAGGAGAACGACGGCCCGGCATGGGCGCCGGTGCTTGCCTTCACGATGGCGATCAGCGCAAACACCACCAGGATCAGCACCTCGATGGTGGACATGATCCATTGCGCCCGCGCCGTGAGCTGGGCACCCAGCATGACGCAGGCCACCATGACCAGGAACCAGACGGCACCAATGCCGGTGGCCAGGGCCACGTTGCCGGAGTTCTCCGGACTGAACAGGGCCAGGGTCATGGCTCCGGCCGGCAGTGAACCGGCCACCATGAAGATGGTCGCCGAGACCACCAGCGCCCAGCCGCACAGGAAGCCGAGTGCCGGGTGCAGCGCCCTGCCCACCCAGGAGTACGCGGCGCCGGCGTTGACGTCCGCCTTGCCCAGGTAGGAGAACGCCCAGGCGATGCCGATCATGGGCAGCCCGCACCAGAGGAGGGCGGCGGGGCTGGCCAATCCGGCGGCGGCCACGAGTGCCGCCGTCGTCGCGGCGATGGAGTAGGCCGGCGCGCTGCCGGCCACGGCCATGACGACGGCGCCGGCGGCCGAGATGGCCCCGGCCTGGAGCTTGTGTTCGGGTTCTCGGTCGGCGGTGGCGCTGGCCTCAGCGAGTGGACGGCTCATGGTGGGATTCCTTCGATGGGAGCAAAACGGGGAGCAAAGCGAACGGGGTGGTGATGCCTTCCATAGGGGTGACTAGTGGCAGGATTCGCCGGATTCGTGGCCGGGACCGGCGTGCCCGGACGGTGACGGGGCCACGTCCAGGGCGGGGTTCCGGTCGAAGAAGCCGACCGGCTTGAGCCAGAAGGAGACGGTGTCCGCCGGCATGACGGGCCAATCCTCCGGGCGGGTGATGTGGTGGATCCCGAAGGTGTACCAGAGCACCACGTCGGTGTTTTCGACGGGGCGCCCGGCCCGGACCCATTCGGGCATGCCCAGGCCGCCCTTGCCCTGGTTCACGAACTCGCCGGCGGGCCAGCGTTCCTCGGGGTCGTTGGGGGTCACCCACACGGTGTGGCCCACCACCTCGGCCCGCTGGAAGACGGGCGACGCCGGGTCGAAGAAGGGCGGGAAGGTGCTGGTGGGCACCAGCTTGTACGACGTCGGCAGGCCCAGGCCGTTCAACGAGTTGTCGTTGCTGACCTTCCAGGCGCGCTGGGTGTCCCAGCTGTAGTCGTCAAAGCCCTCCGTGGTGATGGGCGTGTTCTTCTGCCGCAGGGCAAGCCCCAATGGGTTCTCCGGGCCCATCGGCACCAGCTCGGTTTCGCTGCGGTAGACGGTGTTTTCCGTGCCGTCGATGTCCAGGTCCATGCGGGCCACCAGGAAGTGCTGGTGGAAGGGGGCATAGGTGCGCTGGTCCACGAGGGTGCCGTTGGGATGGTCCTGGCCCGGCGCAAAGTGCGTGGTCACCATGATGCCGGTGGCCCGCACCTCGCACTCGATGTTCCCGTCCTGGTAGAAGCGCCAGTAGACCAGGTACTCATAGTTGGCCACCGT
Proteins encoded in this window:
- a CDS encoding APC family permease, with translation MSRPLAEASATADREPEHKLQAGAISAAGAVVMAVAGSAPAYSIAATTAALVAAAGLASPAALLWCGLPMIGIAWAFSYLGKADVNAGAAYSWVGRALHPALGFLCGWALVVSATIFMVAGSLPAGAMTLALFSPENSGNVALATGIGAVWFLVMVACVMLGAQLTARAQWIMSTIEVLILVVFALIAIVKASTGAHAGPSFSWDWFAFNHFQGMGGFVAAALIAAFYYWGWDVSANLSEETDNAHKSSGLGGILGVVIVFLLFEVFTIGINVMMTGDQIAANSDNVLGALGEVIWPGLGGKILIIAVMLSTIATLETTLIQVTRSLFAMGRDKTLPAAFGRAHKKWQTPAFATAIVALVSLVLFIGSNFLGSVGDILSDAISSIGLQIAFYYCLAALAVVVAYRKLIFKSWKNFIFIGLWPGLGAVFMGWIFVVSIPELGPVVVSIGLGTLALGLIPMFIYWRKGSPYFKRIPLNVS